A window from Bufo bufo chromosome 1, aBufBuf1.1, whole genome shotgun sequence encodes these proteins:
- the LOC120986976 gene encoding MRN complex-interacting protein isoform X2: MGMQTVRREAVPAEGLWSRFRSRLQAPRPEAEPSTRAGGAGGYWFCPEPAPMSHWNKYLEENVDEEEEEEDRDHYYSHQDCKSRTVRKRMHLPYDAGDFYKDNIKETISKKKKIYEGENPSEACKFSCRITEDPGCLEWQDNPISPTSTLQTSSDTYLLMNKSVGRFDQSTSSTSSYLKREPQTDTIYNHSELRKKIGPNWSVTSSQYVLPSEDSPTTSRLSAQKISSPGLLQSDMIPKTSSSVSIQKPVIQSNLFMTDDDFDDDY; the protein is encoded by the exons GTTTATGGTCAAGGTTCAGGAGCAGACTGCAGGCACCACGTCCAGAAGCTGAACCTTCTACAAGGGCAGGTGGAGCAGGCGGCTACTGGTTCTGCCCG GAACCAGCCCCCATGAGTCACTGGAATAAATATTTGGAAGAAAAcgttgatgaagaggaggaggaggaggatcgtGATCACTACTACTCTCACCAGGATTGTAAATCAAGAACTGTCAG GAAACGTATGCATTTACCATATGATGCAGGTGATTTCTACAAGGACAATATCAAAGAAACtatttcaaagaagaagaaaatctatGAG ggTGAGAACCCATCAGAAGCCTGCAAGTTTTCCTGCAGAATAACAGAAGACCCAGGATGCTTAGAATGGCAGGACAACCCTATATCTCCTACATCAACCCTGCAGACCAGCTCTGACACATATCTTCTTATGAACAAATCGGTGGGACGTTTTGATCAGTCCACCAGCAGTACTTCCAGCTACCTGAAGAGGGAGCCCCAAACAGATACCATTTATAATCATTCTGAGCTCAGAAAGAAGATTGGGCCAAACTGGTCTGTAACCAGCAGCCAATATGTCCTGCCCAGTGAGGATTCTCCTACAACAAGTAGATTGTCTGCACAGAAGATTTCCTCTCCAGGGTTGCTTCAGTCAGACATGATCCCTAAAACCAGCTCATCGGTTTCTATACAGAAACCAGTTATTCAGTCTAATCTTTTTATGACCGATGACGACTTTGATGATGACTATTAA